A single Anopheles arabiensis isolate DONGOLA chromosome X, AaraD3, whole genome shotgun sequence DNA region contains:
- the LOC120905504 gene encoding ephrin type-B receptor 4b isoform X3, protein MERFLSLLLLCYALYQKFDGVVSDQVVLLDTTKEATLEWTRYPYGPQAQTPGWVEESFTNFVKGINWRSYVVCDVAYNNVNNWLWSPFIDRGPANRLYIEIHFTIRDCSLFPGNALSCKETFSLLFYEFDAATREPPPWQPESYKLIGRIAAGEGRFNQNSDVDINVEVKSIAVTKKGVYFAFRDQGACISVLAVKVYYITCPAVTVNFAHFNETPTGREVTIIEQQMGVCVENAEAYETPTYLCKGDGKWTILTGGCRCKVGYEPDAEKQTCNVCPVGKFRSAEVRTCTICPLNSKTNKVGSPYCPCLSGHYRHPRDGKHMPCYKPPGPPTNLTLLFIDQTSAILSWNAPQRAADEQLDSKFRSDIVFRVRCAACTSNVVFNPSSETFNDTKLTLTNLEPVTTYTVQVHSQHGVSYPIVAPDLGAGGGLHGGGAGGAAGLYENGSAVVAGGGSGYHATEPPMVVMVNARAGGPGSSSDLDDIKTEFAEITFTTESAILSTVFNVKVVQITNKEVDLVWDKPIHSDSPIEYYEVRWFPKSEVDAMNKSVLSTKESKVHIGDLLENTEYGFQVRCKTLNGWGTFSNIVYAQTHQSVSPVYDDSFQMRIVAGTTVTVVFILVLVIVITVVFLRSKNHDEIDKKTNNHLPLPMDYASNEGGSYGYYRQRRNNFAVTTPLFGTSRSYVDPHTYEDPNQAIREFAREIDASYITIEAIIGGGEFGDVCRGRLKVPPNFVQEIDVAIKTLKPGSSEKARCDFLTEASIMGQFEHPNVIFLQGVVTRSNPVMIITEYMENGSLDTFLRANDGKFQTIQLIGMLRGIAAGMTYLSDMNYVHRDLAARNVLVNSLLVCKIADFGLSREIENASDAYTTRGGKIPVRWTAPEAIAFRKFTSASDVWSYGVVLWEVMSFGERPYWNWSNQDVIKSIEKGYRLPAPMDCPEALYQLMLDCWQKQRTHRPTFASITQTLDNLARQPQVLLTTRNSPDNPVARMGTAAGGVGDDLTQEMLAAAAAAAAAAAAAAAGSGGMVGVMGGSSQQQQQLQQQQQQQQRAATLMMGGGSGTSERVLNTGSSMTNVPGSMGTLGSTVGGLSNTGTMSGPGNPGIFISTDLWLEGIKMSRYSQHFKEAGLVTAQQLSRLTAQQLSDMGITLVGHQKKILHQARQIDTII, encoded by the exons TGGTATTGCTGGACACTACGAAGGAGGCGACGCTGGAGTGGACCCGCTACCCTTACGGACCGCAGGCACAAACGCCCGGG tGGGTGGAAGAGTCGTTTACCAACTTCGTGAAGGGTATCAACTGGCGCAGCTACGTGGTGTGCGACGTGGCGTACAACAACGTGAACAACTGGCTGTGGTCGCCGTTCATCGACCGCGGCCCGGCCAACCGGCTGTACATCGAGATCCACTTCACCATCCGCGACTGCTCGCTCTTTCCCGGCAACGCGCTGTCGTGCAAGGAAACGTTCAGCCTGCTGTTCTACGAGTTCGATGCGGCGACGCGCGAACCGCCGCCCTGGCAGCCGGAAAGCTACAAGCTGATCGGGCGGATCGCGGCGGGCGAGGGCCGCTTCAACCAGAACTCGGACGTGGACATCAACGTGGAGGTGAAGAGCATCGCGGTGACGAAGAAGGGCGTGTACTTTGCGTTCCGCGACCAGGGCGCCTGCATCAGCGTGCTGGCGGTGAAGGTGTACTACATCACCTGCCCGGCGGTGACGGTCAACTTTGCGCACTTCAACGAGACGCCGACCGGGCGCGAGGTGACGATCATCGAGCAGCAGATGGGCGTGTGCGTGGAGAACGCGGAAGCGTACGAAACGCCGACCTACCTGTGCAAGGGCGACGGCAAGTGGACGATCCTGACCGGCGGGTGCCGGTGCAAGGTCGGGTACGAGCCGGACGCGGAGAAGCAGACGTGCAACGTCTGCCCGGTCGGCAAGTTCCGGTCGGCGGAGGTGCGCACCTGCACGATCTGCCCGCTCAACTCGAAGACGAACAAGGTCGGGTCGCCGTACTGTCCGTGCCTGAGCGGGCACTATCGGCATCCGCGCGACGGCAAGCACATGCCGTGCTACAAGCCGCCCGGCCCGCCCACCAACCTGACGCTGCTGTTCATCGACCAGACGAGCGCGATCCTGTCGTGGAACGCGCCGCAGCGGGCCGCCGACGAGCAGCTGGACAGCAAGTTCCGGAGCGACATCGTGTTCCGGGTGCGGTGCGCCGCCTGCACGTCCAACGTCGTCTTCAACCCGTCGAGCGAAACGTTCAACGATACGAAGCTGACGCTCACCAACCTGGAACCAGTCACGACCTACACGGTGCAGGTGCACTCGCAGCACGGCGTCTCCTACCCGATCGTCGCCCCGGACCTGGGGGCGGGCGGCGGTTTGCACGGCGGTGGTGCGGGTGGCGCCGCCGGACTGTACGAGAACGGCAGTGCGGTGGTGgcgggcggcggcagcgggtATCATGCGACCGAGCCgccgatggtggtgatggtcaATGCACGGGCCGGCGGGCCCGGCTCGTCGTCCGATCTGGACGACATCAAGACGGAGTTTGCCGAAATCACGTTCACCACCGAGTCGGCCATCCTGAGCACGGTGTTTAACGTCAA AGTGGTGCAGATCACGAACAAGGAGGTCGACCTGGTGTGGGACAAGCCGATCCACAGCGACTCGCCGATCGAGTACTACGAGGTGCGGTGGTTCCCCAAGTCGGAGGTGGACGCGATGAACAAGTCCGTGCTGAGCACCAAGGAGTCGAAGGTGCACATCGGCGACCTGCTGGAAAACACCGAGTACGGGTTCCAGGTCCGGTGCAAAACGCTCAACGGCTGGGGCACGTTCAGCAACATCGTCTACGCCCAGACGCACCAGAGCGTCAGTCCGG TGTACGATGACTCGTTCCAGATGCGTATCGTAGCGGGCACTACTGTGACCGTCGTGTTCATTTTGGTGTTGG tgATCGTTATAACGGTCGTGTTCCTGCGCTCGAAGAATCACGACGAGATAGACAAGAAAACGAACAACCATCTGCCCTTGCCGATGGATTACGCGAGCAACGAAG gtGGCTCATACGGGTATTACCGTCAACGTCGTAATAATTTTGCAGTGACCACGCCGCTGTTCGGTACCAGCCGGAGCTACGTCGATCCGCACACGTACGAGGACCCGAACCAGGCGATACGCGAGTTTGCCCGCGAGATAGACGCGAGCTACATCACGATCGAGGCCATCATCG GTGGCGGCGAGTTTGGGGACGTGTGCCGCGGCCGGCTGAAGGTGCCGCCGAACTTTGTGCAGGAGATAGACGTCGCGATCAAGACGCTCAAGCCGGGCTCGTCGGAGAAGGCGCGCTGCGACTTCCTGACCGAGGCGTCCATCATGGGCCAGTTCGAGCACCCGAACGTGATCTTCCTGCAGGGCGTGGTGACGCGCTCGAACCCGGTGATGATCATCACCGAGTACATGGAGAACGGCAGCCTGGACACGTTTCTGCGCGCGAACGACGGCAAGTTCCAGACGATACAGCTGATCGGCATGCTGCGCGGCATCGCGGCCGGCATGACCTACCTGAGCGACATGAACTACGTGCACCGGGATCTGGCGGCGCGGAACGTGCTGGTCAACTCGCTGCTGGTGTGCAAGATCGCCGACTTCGGGCTGTCGCGCGAGATCGAAAACGCGAGCGACGCGTACACGACACGG GGTGGCAAGATACCGGTGCGCTGGACGGCGCCAGAAGCGATCGCGTTCCGCAAGTTCACCTCCGCGTCGGACGTGTGGTCGTACGGCGTGGTACTGTGGGAGGTGATGTCGTTCGGCGAGCGACCGTACTGGAACTGGTCGAACCAGGACGTGATCAAGAGCATCGAGAAGGGGTACCGGTTGCCGGCCCCGATGGACTGCCCAGAGGCGCTCTACCAGCTGATGctcgactgctggcagaagCAGCGGACGCACCGGCCCACCTTCGCCAGCATCACGCAGACGCTCGATAATCTCGCGCGGCAGCCGCAGGTCCTGCTGACGACGCGCAACTCGCCGGACAACCCGGTCGCCCGCATGGGCACGGCGGCCGGCGGCGTCGGCGACGATCTCACGCAGGAAAtgctggcggcggcggcggcggcagctgccgcagcagcagcagcggccgccgGTAGCGGCGGTATGGTCGGCGTGATGGGTGGcagctcccagcagcagcagcagctacagcagcagcaacagcagcagcagcgagccgCCACACTGATGATGGGTGGCGGCAGTGGCACCAGCGAGCGCGTGCTcaacaccggcagcagcatgACGAACGTGCCCGGCTCGATGGGCACGCTCGGCTCGACGGTGGGCGGGCTGAGCAACACCGGCACGATGTCCGGGCCCGGCAATCCGGGCATCTTCATCAGCACCGACCTGTGGCTGGAGGGCATCAAGATGTCGCGCTACTCGCAACACTTTAAGGAGGCAGGTCTCGTCACGGCCCAGCAG CTTTCGCGGCTAACGGCTCAGCAGCTCAGCGACATGGGCATCACGCTGGTCGGGCACCAGAAGAAAATACTCCACCAGGCCCGGCAGATCGATACCATCATCTAA
- the LOC120905504 gene encoding ephrin type-B receptor 4b isoform X5 — MERFLSLLLLCYALYQKFDGVVSDQVVLLDTTKEATLEWTRYPYGPQAQTPGWVEESFTNFVKGINWRSYVVCDVAYNNVNNWLWSPFIDRGPANRLYIEIHFTIRDCSLFPGNALSCKETFSLLFYEFDAATREPPPWQPESYKLIGRIAAGEGRFNQNSDVDINVEVKSIAVTKKGVYFAFRDQGACISVLAVKVYYITCPAVTVNFAHFNETPTGREVTIIEQQMGVCVENAEAYETPTYLCKGDGKWTILTGGCRCKVGYEPDAEKQTCNVCPVGKFRSAEVRTCTICPLNSKTNKVGSPYCPCLSGHYRHPRDGKHMPCYKPPGPPTNLTLLFIDQTSAILSWNAPQRAADEQLDSKFRSDIVFRVRCAACTSNVVFNPSSETFNDTKLTLTNLEPVTTYTVQVHSQHGVSYPIVAPDLGAGGGLHGGGAGGAAGLYENGSAVVAGGGSGYHATEPPMVVMVNARAGGPGSSSDLDDIKTEFAEITFTTESAILSTVFNVKVVQITNKEVDLVWDKPIHSDSPIEYYEVRWFPKSEVDAMNKSVLSTKESKVHIGDLLENTEYGFQVRCKTLNGWGTFSNIVYAQTHQSVSPVYDDSFQMRIVAGTTVTVVFILVLVIVITVVFLRSKNHDEIDKKTNNHLPLPMDYASNEVTTPLFGTSRSYVDPHTYEDPNQAIREFAREIDASYITIEAIIGGGEFGDVCRGRLKVPPNFVQEIDVAIKTLKPGSSEKARCDFLTEASIMGQFEHPNVIFLQGVVTRSNPVMIITEYMENGSLDTFLRANDGKFQTIQLIGMLRGIAAGMTYLSDMNYVHRDLAARNVLVNSLLVCKIADFGLSREIENASDAYTTRGGKIPVRWTAPEAIAFRKFTSASDVWSYGVVLWEVMSFGERPYWNWSNQDVIKSIEKGYRLPAPMDCPEALYQLMLDCWQKQRTHRPTFASITQTLDNLARQPQVLLTTRNSPDNPVARMGTAAGGVGDDLTQEMLAAAAAAAAAAAAAAAGSGGMVGVMGGSSQQQQQLQQQQQQQQRAATLMMGGGSGTSERVLNTGSSMTNVPGSMGTLGSTVGGLSNTGTMSGPGNPGIFISTDLWLEGIKMSRYSQHFKEAGLVTAQQLSRLTAQQLSDMGITLVGHQKKILHQARQIDTII, encoded by the exons TGGTATTGCTGGACACTACGAAGGAGGCGACGCTGGAGTGGACCCGCTACCCTTACGGACCGCAGGCACAAACGCCCGGG tGGGTGGAAGAGTCGTTTACCAACTTCGTGAAGGGTATCAACTGGCGCAGCTACGTGGTGTGCGACGTGGCGTACAACAACGTGAACAACTGGCTGTGGTCGCCGTTCATCGACCGCGGCCCGGCCAACCGGCTGTACATCGAGATCCACTTCACCATCCGCGACTGCTCGCTCTTTCCCGGCAACGCGCTGTCGTGCAAGGAAACGTTCAGCCTGCTGTTCTACGAGTTCGATGCGGCGACGCGCGAACCGCCGCCCTGGCAGCCGGAAAGCTACAAGCTGATCGGGCGGATCGCGGCGGGCGAGGGCCGCTTCAACCAGAACTCGGACGTGGACATCAACGTGGAGGTGAAGAGCATCGCGGTGACGAAGAAGGGCGTGTACTTTGCGTTCCGCGACCAGGGCGCCTGCATCAGCGTGCTGGCGGTGAAGGTGTACTACATCACCTGCCCGGCGGTGACGGTCAACTTTGCGCACTTCAACGAGACGCCGACCGGGCGCGAGGTGACGATCATCGAGCAGCAGATGGGCGTGTGCGTGGAGAACGCGGAAGCGTACGAAACGCCGACCTACCTGTGCAAGGGCGACGGCAAGTGGACGATCCTGACCGGCGGGTGCCGGTGCAAGGTCGGGTACGAGCCGGACGCGGAGAAGCAGACGTGCAACGTCTGCCCGGTCGGCAAGTTCCGGTCGGCGGAGGTGCGCACCTGCACGATCTGCCCGCTCAACTCGAAGACGAACAAGGTCGGGTCGCCGTACTGTCCGTGCCTGAGCGGGCACTATCGGCATCCGCGCGACGGCAAGCACATGCCGTGCTACAAGCCGCCCGGCCCGCCCACCAACCTGACGCTGCTGTTCATCGACCAGACGAGCGCGATCCTGTCGTGGAACGCGCCGCAGCGGGCCGCCGACGAGCAGCTGGACAGCAAGTTCCGGAGCGACATCGTGTTCCGGGTGCGGTGCGCCGCCTGCACGTCCAACGTCGTCTTCAACCCGTCGAGCGAAACGTTCAACGATACGAAGCTGACGCTCACCAACCTGGAACCAGTCACGACCTACACGGTGCAGGTGCACTCGCAGCACGGCGTCTCCTACCCGATCGTCGCCCCGGACCTGGGGGCGGGCGGCGGTTTGCACGGCGGTGGTGCGGGTGGCGCCGCCGGACTGTACGAGAACGGCAGTGCGGTGGTGgcgggcggcggcagcgggtATCATGCGACCGAGCCgccgatggtggtgatggtcaATGCACGGGCCGGCGGGCCCGGCTCGTCGTCCGATCTGGACGACATCAAGACGGAGTTTGCCGAAATCACGTTCACCACCGAGTCGGCCATCCTGAGCACGGTGTTTAACGTCAA AGTGGTGCAGATCACGAACAAGGAGGTCGACCTGGTGTGGGACAAGCCGATCCACAGCGACTCGCCGATCGAGTACTACGAGGTGCGGTGGTTCCCCAAGTCGGAGGTGGACGCGATGAACAAGTCCGTGCTGAGCACCAAGGAGTCGAAGGTGCACATCGGCGACCTGCTGGAAAACACCGAGTACGGGTTCCAGGTCCGGTGCAAAACGCTCAACGGCTGGGGCACGTTCAGCAACATCGTCTACGCCCAGACGCACCAGAGCGTCAGTCCGG TGTACGATGACTCGTTCCAGATGCGTATCGTAGCGGGCACTACTGTGACCGTCGTGTTCATTTTGGTGTTGG tgATCGTTATAACGGTCGTGTTCCTGCGCTCGAAGAATCACGACGAGATAGACAAGAAAACGAACAACCATCTGCCCTTGCCGATGGATTACGCGAGCAACGAAG TGACCACGCCGCTGTTCGGTACCAGCCGGAGCTACGTCGATCCGCACACGTACGAGGACCCGAACCAGGCGATACGCGAGTTTGCCCGCGAGATAGACGCGAGCTACATCACGATCGAGGCCATCATCG GTGGCGGCGAGTTTGGGGACGTGTGCCGCGGCCGGCTGAAGGTGCCGCCGAACTTTGTGCAGGAGATAGACGTCGCGATCAAGACGCTCAAGCCGGGCTCGTCGGAGAAGGCGCGCTGCGACTTCCTGACCGAGGCGTCCATCATGGGCCAGTTCGAGCACCCGAACGTGATCTTCCTGCAGGGCGTGGTGACGCGCTCGAACCCGGTGATGATCATCACCGAGTACATGGAGAACGGCAGCCTGGACACGTTTCTGCGCGCGAACGACGGCAAGTTCCAGACGATACAGCTGATCGGCATGCTGCGCGGCATCGCGGCCGGCATGACCTACCTGAGCGACATGAACTACGTGCACCGGGATCTGGCGGCGCGGAACGTGCTGGTCAACTCGCTGCTGGTGTGCAAGATCGCCGACTTCGGGCTGTCGCGCGAGATCGAAAACGCGAGCGACGCGTACACGACACGG GGTGGCAAGATACCGGTGCGCTGGACGGCGCCAGAAGCGATCGCGTTCCGCAAGTTCACCTCCGCGTCGGACGTGTGGTCGTACGGCGTGGTACTGTGGGAGGTGATGTCGTTCGGCGAGCGACCGTACTGGAACTGGTCGAACCAGGACGTGATCAAGAGCATCGAGAAGGGGTACCGGTTGCCGGCCCCGATGGACTGCCCAGAGGCGCTCTACCAGCTGATGctcgactgctggcagaagCAGCGGACGCACCGGCCCACCTTCGCCAGCATCACGCAGACGCTCGATAATCTCGCGCGGCAGCCGCAGGTCCTGCTGACGACGCGCAACTCGCCGGACAACCCGGTCGCCCGCATGGGCACGGCGGCCGGCGGCGTCGGCGACGATCTCACGCAGGAAAtgctggcggcggcggcggcggcagctgccgcagcagcagcagcggccgccgGTAGCGGCGGTATGGTCGGCGTGATGGGTGGcagctcccagcagcagcagcagctacagcagcagcaacagcagcagcagcgagccgCCACACTGATGATGGGTGGCGGCAGTGGCACCAGCGAGCGCGTGCTcaacaccggcagcagcatgACGAACGTGCCCGGCTCGATGGGCACGCTCGGCTCGACGGTGGGCGGGCTGAGCAACACCGGCACGATGTCCGGGCCCGGCAATCCGGGCATCTTCATCAGCACCGACCTGTGGCTGGAGGGCATCAAGATGTCGCGCTACTCGCAACACTTTAAGGAGGCAGGTCTCGTCACGGCCCAGCAG CTTTCGCGGCTAACGGCTCAGCAGCTCAGCGACATGGGCATCACGCTGGTCGGGCACCAGAAGAAAATACTCCACCAGGCCCGGCAGATCGATACCATCATCTAA